One window of Mesorhizobium sp. PAMC28654 genomic DNA carries:
- the ilvD gene encoding dihydroxy-acid dehydratase, with translation MPAYRSRTTTHGRNMAGARGLWRATGMKDSDFGKPIIAVVNSFTQFVPGHVHLKDLGQLVAREIEKAGGVAKEFNTIAVDDGIAMGHDGMLYSLPSRELIADSVEYMVNAHCADAMVCISNCDKITPGMLMASLRLNIPSVFVSGGPMEAGKVVLAGKTQALDLVDAMVAAADDKISDEDVKIIERSACPTCGSCSGMFTANSMNCLTEALGLSLPGNGSTLATHADRKRLFVEAGHLIVDLAQRYYEQDDETALPRNIASKGAFENAMTLDIAMGGSTNTVLHILAAAHEGEIDFDQDDIDALSRKVPVLCKVAPAKSDVHMEDVHRAGGIMAILGQLDNAGLINRDLPTVHTSTLSEALDHWDISRTSSQSVRDFFLAAPGGVPTQVAFSQDRRWDELDLDREKGVIRSAEHPFSKDGGLAVLKGNLAVDGCIVKTAGVDESILKFTGPARVFESQDASVKAILSNEIKAGDVVVIRYEGPRGGPGMQEMLYPTSYLKSKGLGKACALVTDGRFSGGTSGLSIGHVSPEAAEGGLIGLVQEGDTVEIDIPNRTIRIVVSETELASRRAVMEAKGADAWKPQEKRKRKVTTALRAYAAFATSADKGAVRHVPE, from the coding sequence ATGCCTGCCTATCGCTCCCGCACCACCACCCATGGCCGCAACATGGCCGGCGCCCGCGGCCTCTGGCGCGCCACCGGCATGAAGGACAGCGATTTCGGCAAACCGATCATCGCGGTGGTCAACTCCTTCACCCAGTTCGTGCCCGGCCACGTCCATCTGAAGGATCTCGGCCAGCTGGTGGCGCGCGAGATCGAGAAGGCTGGCGGCGTTGCGAAGGAGTTCAACACCATCGCAGTCGATGACGGCATCGCCATGGGCCATGACGGCATGCTCTATTCGCTGCCATCGCGCGAGCTGATCGCCGACTCGGTCGAATACATGGTCAACGCGCATTGCGCCGACGCCATGGTCTGCATCTCCAATTGCGACAAGATCACGCCGGGCATGCTGATGGCCAGCTTACGCCTCAACATACCCTCTGTCTTCGTTTCCGGCGGACCGATGGAGGCCGGCAAGGTGGTGCTGGCCGGCAAGACGCAGGCGCTCGACCTCGTCGATGCCATGGTGGCCGCCGCCGACGACAAGATTTCCGATGAGGACGTCAAGATCATCGAGCGTTCGGCATGCCCGACCTGCGGCTCCTGCTCGGGCATGTTCACCGCCAATTCGATGAACTGCCTGACCGAGGCGCTGGGGCTGTCGCTGCCGGGCAACGGCTCGACGCTGGCCACGCATGCCGACCGCAAGCGGCTGTTCGTCGAGGCCGGCCACCTGATCGTCGATCTGGCCCAGCGCTACTACGAGCAGGACGACGAAACGGCGCTGCCGCGCAACATCGCCTCGAAGGGCGCCTTCGAGAACGCCATGACGCTTGATATCGCCATGGGCGGCTCGACCAACACCGTGCTGCATATCCTTGCCGCCGCCCATGAGGGCGAGATCGACTTCGACCAGGATGACATCGACGCGCTGTCGCGCAAGGTGCCGGTGCTGTGCAAGGTGGCTCCCGCCAAGTCCGACGTCCACATGGAGGACGTCCACCGCGCCGGTGGCATCATGGCGATCCTCGGCCAGCTCGACAATGCCGGGCTGATCAACCGCGATCTGCCGACCGTGCATACGTCAACGCTGAGTGAAGCACTCGACCATTGGGATATCTCTCGCACCTCCAGCCAGAGCGTCCGCGATTTCTTCCTTGCGGCACCTGGTGGCGTGCCGACGCAGGTCGCCTTCAGCCAGGACCGCCGCTGGGACGAACTCGATCTCGACCGCGAGAAAGGCGTTATCCGCTCGGCCGAACATCCCTTCTCCAAGGACGGCGGCCTCGCCGTGCTGAAGGGCAATCTGGCGGTCGACGGCTGCATCGTGAAGACCGCTGGCGTCGATGAATCGATCCTGAAGTTCACCGGCCCGGCGCGCGTATTCGAAAGCCAGGACGCCAGCGTCAAGGCAATCCTGTCCAACGAGATCAAGGCCGGCGATGTCGTCGTCATCCGTTACGAAGGGCCGCGCGGCGGCCCCGGCATGCAGGAGATGCTCTACCCGACCAGCTATCTGAAGTCGAAGGGCCTCGGCAAGGCCTGCGCGCTGGTCACGGATGGCCGCTTCTCCGGCGGCACGTCGGGACTGTCGATCGGCCATGTCTCGCCGGAAGCCGCGGAGGGCGGATTGATCGGGCTGGTGCAGGAAGGCGATACGGTGGAGATCGACATTCCGAACCGCACCATCCGCATCGTTGTCAGCGAAACCGAGCTCGCCAGCCGCCGGGCAGTGATGGAAGCAAAGGGTGCGGACGCCTGGAAGCCGCAGGAAAAGCGCAAGCGCAAGGTGACGACCGCATTGCGTGCCTATGCCGCCTTCGCCACCAGCGCCGACAAGGGCGCGGTGAGGCACGTTCCGGAGTAG